In Microbacterium enclense, the DNA window ACGCACGAGATCGTCACGTCCCGCCGTCGCATGCTCGCTGAGCTGTGTGAAGTACGGCGTCCCGATCGACAGCACGATCAGTGAGTAGGGCAGCATGAACACGAGCCAGGCGTTCTGGGAGGCGAGGACGGCGGGGCCGTTCCCGGATGCCTCGAACAGCACACGGCTCTGCACGATGCCGGCGAGCTGGCCGACGATCACCATGAGGAAGGTCCATCCCGCGAGGCGACCGATGTGGCGCAGGCCCACGCCGCGCCACTGGAAGTCGGGGCGCAGCTGCAGGCCGGCGCGGCGCCAGAAGACGAGCAGAACGACCGTCTGCAGCACGATGCCGCCCGTGGCGACACCGCCGAGCAGGCCGATCATCGCCGGCGTCCACTGCGAGACCGCGGTGTTCGGGCCGCCGAAGATCAGCAGGAAGACGCCGAACCCGACCAGGGAGACGACGTTGTTGACGATCGGAGCCCAGGTGTACGGTCCGAAGACCTTCCGCGCGTTGAGGATCTCACCGAGCAGGGCGTATAGACCGTAGAAGAAGATCTGCGGGAGGCACCAGTAGGCGAAGGCCGTGGCGAGCGCGATCTGGTCGGGGGCGGCCGTCGCGGGCGTGTACAGCGACACGATCCAGGGGGCGGCGATCATGGCCACGGCTGTGGCGATCAAGAGGATCACCGTGCCGAGGGTGAACAACTTCGAGATGAAGGCGCGACCCCCGTCGGAATGCGTCGCGGCCTTGACGATCTGGGGCACGATCACCGCGGTCAGGACACCCGTGGAGATGACCGCGTAGATGTTGTTCGGGAGCGAGTTGGCCAAGCCGAACGCATCACCCGCGTAGCTCTGGACGGATCCGACGATCGCGACGAGCACGACCTGACGCAGCAGACCGCTGAGTCGGGAGACGACGGTTCCGGCCCCGATGAGGACGCTGGCGCGACCGATACTGCTCACGGGCGGGACTCCTCGGGGGCGGGCTGTTCGTCGGAGGGCAGATCGACGGCATCGGGGTCGACGGCATCGGGGTCGGCGGGCGCACGCCCGTCGGCCGGTTCATCTGCATCCGGTGGTTGCGTGCCGGCCGGGTCTGCGTCGCCGGCGGCCATCCTCCGGCGACGGGCGAGGGTGCGGACGACACCGATACTCAGGAAGACGACCACCAGAGCGATGACGACGATGAGACCGATGCTCTCCCACTCGGCGCGCACCTCCACGTCGACCACCTGAGGAGCGCCCACGGGCTCGCCCGTGGGGCTGTAGAGCTGCAGGCCCACGCTGACCTCGCCGTTGGCGAGTCGTGCCTCGACGGGGACCTCGACGCGGGTGTTGGCCGAGGCCTGCGCTTCGACGGGGGTCCGATCCTGCACGCGCAGGCGCGCATCGTCGGGGCGGACGGCGAGCACCACGGAGATCGGCCAGGGGAGGTCATTGCGCACCCAGGGCCGCAGCGGGGCGCTCGAGCTGACGAGTCGGAAGTCCGACGACAGGATCCCGACCGCGTCGAGGGTGGTCTGCGTCGCCGCCCGGTGGTCGGAGACGGCCGTGCGGGCGGCATCCCCGGTCCAGGAGACGTTCAAGACCTGGAGCACCTCAGCGCGTTCGCGACCGGTCAGCAGCTCGGGCTCCTCGAGGATCGAGGCGAAGCGGTCGATGATCTGTTCGTCGGCGATGAGGTTCGTGACATCGTCGAGGCGGCTCCCATCGACCTGGGGGTCGACGAGGGAAATCTCGGATGTCGATTGGTCGGTGATCGATGCGAGCGTCGTGCTCGTGAATCCGGGGGCGCCGGTGAGGGCGCTCATCGTGGCCCGGAGGCTCCCGCGCGAGCGGTCGGTGCCGCGATCGAGGACGACGAGGACCGGACGGTCGGCGCTCGCGGCGCGCGCGAAGCTGAGGTAGCCGAGGGCGGCGGCGAGGTCGGAGCCCCGACGGGTGATGTCGTTCTCGCCCGCCGCGCGTGTGAGGGCGAGGGAGACCTCCGCGTCGTAGACCGGGGTCGACACTCCCCCGACGCTCGCGGTGGCCGGTACGGACCCACCCGCGCCCGCCACGCTGCTGGACGGCAGAAGGACGTGTGCCGGAGCGTCCGGTGTGCCGAGTGCGCCGAGCGTGGCGACCGTGTCGGCTCCTGCCGAGCCGGTGGCGGGCCAGAAGACCGACGACGTCGTGGCACCGATGTCGAGAAGGCTCGTGAGATCGGGAAGGGCGGGCTGACCCGGCGAGGCGGAAGGATCGGGTGTGGGGCTTGCGACGGCGGGAGGCTGGGTGAAGTCGCTCGCGGTCATGTACGACTGAAGAGACGTCGGGGTCAGCGGGTTCGTCAGGCCGACACGAAGCTGCGAAGCCAGATCGGCGTCACCGAACTGCAGCGCGAACCGGTCGTTCGGAAGCGCCAGCAGCCTCTGCAGCCACGCCACCGCGGTGGGGGGCGCCGATGAGCCGAGCACACGGATGGCCGCCGGGATCGCGGGATCGACGGCGAGTGTCGCTCGCGTCCCGTCCACGGCGTCGAGCTGAGCCGAGAGCGGACCGTCGACCGCGGTGAGGTCGGCGAGTTCGTTCGCCGACAGCAGCCCTCGGGTCAGTGGTGCCGCGGTGATCGGCACGACGAGCGCGAGGGGGGTGGGCGCCGCGCCGTCGGCGATGACGACGACGACGCTGGGGGCGGAGAGTCCGTCGTCCGTGCGTGCGAGGAGGGGGTACACACCGGCGGCACGCCCGGCCAGTGCGGCGTCGGTCGCGGGCACGCTGAACGTGACCGTCGATTGGGAGCCCGCGGGCGTGGCATCCAGGGTGCCGTTCGCGATCTGCTGGAGCGTGACTCCCGATGCATCGTTGTCGAGCCAGCGGGTGAGCGCCGCGTCGTCGGCGAGGGGTTGGGCACCGATCGACAGGGTCGCGCCGGCGGACGAAGCCGACGTGCTGCCCGGGTTCGCCCGTGTCGCGGTGGCCGTGAGGGCCTCTCCGGGACGCAGGATGCCGTTGGCCGCGGGCGCGGCGGACAGGACCGGGGTCGCGGGGGCAGGTGTGGACGACGGAGTCGGGGTCGGGGCGGCGAGGGCCGCAGCGGGGGCGGCGAGCCCGACGGCCAGCATGGTTGCCGCGAGGGTCGCCAGCAGCCGGCGCGTGAGGGGGCGCCGCGGCACGGGTGAGCCTGGAGGCTGGGAGGTCGTGGTCATACGAGCGTCAGTGGAACGAGGGGGCCTCGCACCGCGACGAGTCTAGAGCCGCACACCTCGGAGCCCCCCGATAGCCTCGCGGAGACGGTTGAATGGACCGGTGCTCCCCGAACCCGATCCGACGCTGTGCCGCCTTCTCGCCGACGATCTGCGGGCCGCGGAGTACGGCAGCGCCGCTCTCCGCACCGCATGGGGAGCGCAGGCCGACGACGCCATCGCGCGCGGTCTTCTCGAACCGGCGCTGCGCGCGCTCGGCGACCGCCGGGATCCGCTCGCGGTGCTCGGCCGGTTGTGGGGTCTCGGTCGACCCGTGTCGAGCGACGCGCTCGCGGAGGCGTTGCCGTCCACGGGAGTCGCGGGCGCCGTCGCCCTCGGGTTGGCGGTCGAGGCCGGTGACACCGTGACGCCGACTGTTCTCGTGCGGCCGCAGGCGATCGCCGATCCCGACGGCGACGACGAATGGTGGATCGCCAGCGATCTCGACGAGGCGGCCCTGGGCGGTCCGCTCCCCGAGGATCACGTGCTCGGTGTCGGCGGGGCATCGCAGACCCTCGCCCGTCTCCAGCTCACCTGGAGGGCGGGTACGGCTCTCGACATCGGCACGGGGTGTGGCATCCAGGCTCTTCGCCTGCGGAGGCTCGTTCCGCGCGTCGTCGCGACCGACATCTCGGAGCGCGCGTTGCGGTTCACCCGCTTGAACGCGCTGGTGAACGGTGTCGACGGGATCGAGACGCGGCTCGGTTCGCTCTTCGAGCCCGTCGCCGGGGAGACGTTCGACCGGGTGGCATCCAATCCGCCGTTCGTGATCACGCCGCGGATCGCCGGGGTTCCGGCGTACGAGTACCGCGACGGCGGTCTCGAGGGCGACGCGCTGGTGGCCTCGGTCATCTCCGGTGTCGGAGATCACCTGGAGCCGGGTGGCGTGGCGCAGTCGCTCGGGAACTGGGAGTACCGGGAGGGCGAGAGCGGACTCGATCGCGTGAAGGGGTGGGTGGACTCCGCCCTCGATGCCTGGGTGATCGAACGGGAGGTGCTCGATCCCCTCGCCTACGCCGAGCTGTGGGTGCGCGACGGGGGAACGCTGCCCGGAACACCGGCGTACGCCCGTTTGATCGACGCATGGCTCGACGACTTCGCGCAGCGCGGGGTCACCGCGGTCGGTTTCGGCTACGTCCTCCTCCGCCGTCCGCTGGCCGGAGCGCCCACTCTCGCGCGCTACGAGCGGATCGCGGGCGGAGGCGAAGACGCTTTCGGTCCGCACCTTGCCTCGTGCCTCGAGGAGCACGATCGTGCGGCTCTGCTCGACGACGACGGGGTGGCCGCGGCCACGCTCCGCGTCGCTCCCGATGTCACGGAGGCGCGCCACCACCGCCCGGGCGAGGAATCCCCGTCCGTGATCGAACTGCGTCAGGGCGGCGGATTCGCCCGCACCATCGAGGTCGACCCGGCTCTCGCGGCCCTCGTCGGGGCGTGCGACGGCGACCTCGCCGTGGGTCCCCTCGTCGGGGCGGTCGCTCAGCTCTTGGACGTGGATGCCGACGAGTTGCGCGCGGATCTTCTGCCCCGCGTGCGTGAGCTCATCGTGACGGGCTTCCTCCACTTCGTCGACGGCTGAACGCAAGGGGCCTGTCGGCGGCCCCGGATAGGCTCGATCCCATGCTGAACATGGCCGAGGGTCTCGCGCGCCTCGAAGAGCTCGCCGCGCATCCCGTGGTCGCCACTCTGGCCCGCGTGTTCGCCGATGCGGGCCGCGATCTGGCGATCGTGGGCGGCCCGGTGCGCGATGCGCTGCTCGGGCGCCTCACCCACGACTTCGACTTCACCACCGATGCCCGCCCCGACGAGATCCTGGCGCTCGTGAAGCCCGTGTCGTCTGTGCAATGGGATGTCGGCCGCGCGTTCGGCACCATCGGTGCGCGGGTGAAGGGCGAACAGGTCGAGATCACGACGTATCGTGCCGACAGCTACGACGGCGTCACGCGCAAGCCCAGCGTGGAGTTCGGCGACACCCTCGAGGCCGATCTCACGCGACGCGACTTCACCGTCAACGCCATGGCCCTTCGCGTCCCCGCACGTACCCTCGTCGACCCCACCGGCGGTGTCGAAGATCTCATCGCAGGTCGCCTGCGCACCCCGATCGACCCGGCCGTGAGTTTCGGCGACGACCCGCTGCGGATGCTCCGCGGAGCGCGGTTCTCGTCGCAGCTCGAGTTCGGGATCGATCCCGACACGCTCGACGCGATGGCCGCGCTCCGCGAAACCCTGCAGATCGTCAGCCCAGAGCGGATCCAGAGCGAGCTCGTGCGGCTGCTGCAGACCGATGACCCGGTGCGTGGCATCCGGGTCATCGTCGAGACGCGCCTGATCGACGAGTTCCTCCCCGAGGTTCCCGCGCTGCGGCTCGAGGTCGATGAGCACCACCACCATAAAGACGTCTACGAGCACTCCCTCACGGTGCTGCGGCAGGCGATCGCGCTCGAGAAGCAGCGGAATCCGGATGCCGCCCCCGACGTGCCCCTCCGTTTGGCGGCGCTGCTGCACGACATCGGCAAGCCCGCGACCCGGCGTCTCGAACCCGGTGGCGGCGTCACCTTCCACCACCACGACATCAAGGGCGCGCGGATGGCGCGTAAGCGCCTGCAGGCCCTCCGCTTCGACGCGGCGACCACGACCGTCGTCGCCCGTCTGATCGAGCTGCACCTGCGGTTCTTCGGCTATGCCGAGGGCGCGTGGACGGATGCCGCAGTGCGGCGCTACGTCCGCGATGCCGGCGACGAGCTCGAGCGTCTGCACATCCTCACGCGGGCCGATGTGACCACCCGCAACAAGCGCAAGGCTCAGCGCCTGGCATCCGCCTACGACGACATCGAATCCCGTATCGCCTCGCTGCGTGAGCAGGAGGAGATCGACGCGATCCGTCCCGAGCTCGACGGCAACCGCATCCAGGAGGTGCTGGGGGTGAAGCCGGGACGAGAGGTCGGTGAGGCGTACCGCTTCCTGCTCGACCTGCGGCTCGACGAGGGCGTCGTCGGTGAAGAAGAGGCCGAGCGGCGACTGCGGGAGTGGTGGGCCGCTCGCAGCTGAGCCTGGCAGAGGCGCGGAGCGGGTCGGGGCAGCGGACCGTCGTGCGGAGTTCCTGAGGGACTCGCCGTTCTCGCGGCGCTCGGCTCGGCGTGTCGAGGCTGAACTCCGCTCGACGGCGGGAGGCGAGCGCCAGGAACGGCGAACGGGGCGTGATCCGAGCGGCCCCCATCCGCCGAATCACGCCCCGAGTTGTGGATGCCTAGTCCTCGTCGTCGCGAGCCTGCTCCAGGGCGGCGACCACCAGATGGGTGAGGTCGATGCTCACGATGCGTGGCTGCTCGGTCACGGGGTCACCGCCGTCTCGGTCGGGCTCGGCGTCGGCGGCGCGGCCCCCGGAGTCGCCTCGGTGGTCGGAGCCGAGGTGGGGATCGCGCCGGTCGGAACAGGCTGAACGCGCAGGAAGGGGAACGTCGGCGCCGTGGCCTTCGCGACGTCGTCCGCCGAATCCCAGCTCATGACGCCCGCTGGGATCTCGCGCAGCGGGTAGATGTTCCAGGCGTCGGCGGCACCGGGTGCTGTGTAGGGCACGGGCACGGGACCTCCCCCGCCGTAGAAGTAGTTGTCGAAGGGGGCCTCGCCGTTCGCGTTGCCGACGGTCGTGAGCGCGGTGCCGTTCTGATCGAACAGCTGCACCGTCGGGATCGCATTGCCGTCGGCGTCGAACGCATAGATGTTGCGGACGCGCTCGCCGTCGAGGGAGAGCCCCGACATGTAGGGCGCGGCCATGCCGGAGCTCGATTGATCCCACACCAGGGACTGCAGGCTGCTACCGATCGCCGCGAGCGTGAAGGGGGTGAGCACCAGCGTCACGACGGTGACCGCGGTGCGGATGCCGCGCACGATCGCGTTGGGCGCCCATCGCCCGCGGCCCCACTGCACGCTCAGCAACAGCAGAGCCGCCAGGAGCACGATTCCGGGGAACTGCACCGCACCGATCAGGTAGGCGACGGCGCCGGACGTGGAGCCGTAGCCCGACCAGAAGAGCGGCGCGATGAAGAGGTACAGCACCACGGCGCGGAGGATCCACCAGATCGGACGGAGGGAGGCCGCCAGGTCGAGCAGCCACTCCCCGGCCGGGTTACGTCGGATCTGCGCGTCGACGGACGTCCGCAGATCAGCGAGGCGCTGGCGGATCGGCTTGCGCGTCGCCGTGGTGATGTCGCCGCGCTCCGGGAGTCCCGCGGCCGCGCGCAGCTCGGCGGCGTAGGTCGTGGCATCCGGGATCGCGAAGGCGTCTCCGGCCTCGGCGGCCTGGTCGGAGAGGTCGGCCTCGAGCCCATCGAGGAGGTCGTCGACCTCGTCGACGGGCAGGTCATCGAGGTGCGTGCGGACCGCGGCGGCGAAGGCGCGGATGTCGTCGCGAACGGGCGTGGTGATCATCGGGCATCTCCGATCGTGCGCAGCTTGGTGGTCGTGGTCTTGTCATCGAGGAGGGTCGTCATGGCGGAGGAGAACTGGGCCCAGCTGGCGCGCTGCGCGTCGAGGAGTTCCCGGCCTTGAGGGTTGATCGCGTAGTACTTGCGGTGCGGTCCCCCATCGCTCGGCACGACGTAGCTCGACAGGGCTCCCGCGGAATAGAGTCGCCGCAGCGTGCCGTACACCGATGCGTCCCCGACCTCGCCGAGCCCTGCCTCGCGCAGTCGCCGAACGATGTCGTACCCGTATCCGTCGTCATGCTGGACGACCGCGAGGACCGCGGCATCCAGCACACCCTTCAATAACTGCGTCGTATCCATACGCGCCCCCTTCGCTTCTCTGCCTCGGACAGTACCACGCACTGCGTAGTAGTGTGGGGTGCGTAATGAGTCGTGTCGCTTCGATGATGTCGTCCGGCGCTGCCGTCGCGCGGACCTCGGGCACACCCGCGGCGGCGACAGGGCCTCGTGACGGCGCGTCGCGCGGGAAGTCCGCGTGACGGTACACCCCTCCCGTCGGAACGCCGCCCGACCTACACTGGGACCCTCCTCCGTCACCGCCGATGGGAGTGCCGTGCCGTCTCCGTGGTCGCGACCGCCGATCTCCCCCGAATCCTCGGGGTTGCTGATCGCGCGCGCCCACGAAGAACTGATCGCCGGCAACGAGGACCGGCGGCTGGACGACGTGCGCCCGCTCGTGAAGGAGTCCTGGCGGCGATCACTCGCCTCGTTCGTCGGACCGGAGGGGCTCCCCTCGCTCGACCTCGCCAGCGACGAACTCGAGGCGTATCGCCGCGCGCACCCGCTGGCCGGGGTCATGGACATGGTCCGCGCGCTCCTGTTGCCCGGGACGGCCGAGGAGTCGGGAGTCGTCGTGGCGGTCGGCGACGCGGCGGGGCGCTTGCTGTGGGTCGAGGGCGACCGTCACATCCGCAGCCTGACCGGTGACATGGGGTTCGTCGCGGGGGCCAACTGGGCGGAGGATGCCGTGGGCACCTCGGCCCCGGGAACAGCCCTGACCTTGGATCGCTCGGTGCAGATCCGCGGCGCGGAGCACTTCAACCGGCTCGTGCAGCCGTGGTCGTGCACCGCGGCGCCCGTCCACGACCCCGAGTCGCGACGGCTGTTGGGCGTGATCGACGTCACGGGAGGTCCCGAGGCCGTCACCCCGCAGGCGCAGCTGCTCGTGGATGCCACGGCGCGGGCGATCGAGAGCGAGATCCTCGTCGCGCGGCTCCGTGCGCAGCAGGCGCCGCCGTCGAAGCGGTCGGCATCGTCGCGCGCGCTGCTGAGGATTCTCGGTCGTGACCGGGCGCTCCTCGGGGCGGGTGGCTCGACGGTGGAGCTCAGCGCGCGTCACGCCGAGATCCTGCTCCTGCTCGCCGTGCACCGAGAGGGGATGTCCGCCGAGGCGTTGAGCGAGGCCGTCTACGGTCATGCCGCCGTCGAGACGTTGCGACCGGAGATGGTGCGTCTGCGCCGGGCGCTCGTTCCTGTCGCGCCGCGCCTGGTTCCGGCATCCCGCCCGTATCGACTTCCCGAAGACCTCGAGACCGACGCGCAGCACGTGCTGTCGCTCCTCGATCGCGGAGCACATCGGGTGGCGCTCGCGGCCTATCCGGGTCCGGTGCTGCCGGAATCGGATGCGCCGGGGGTCGCCGAGGTCAGAGAGTCAGTGCGGTCGGCGCTACGCGAAGCACTGATCGCCGAGGCCGGCGTCGACGTGCTGCTCGCCTACGCGGACACGGCGGACGGGCGCGATGACGAGGAGGTTCTCCGGCTGTGCCTGGGAATGCTCCCGGCTCGATCGCCGAAGCGCGCGGGTCTGGTGGCACGGCTGGAGCGGCTCGAGCGAGACTGAGCGGGAAGGGCGACGCGCCGCGGGGTGCCCGATGTCGGAGGCCCTCGTTACGCTGAACAGATGGACGAAAAAGCGCTCGACATCTTCTCGGCAGCTCGCGCCCGTCGCGACGTGGGGCGCATCCGCGAGGCACTCGCCGAGGTCAAGGCCGGCGACGTCGCCCGGGTGATCGTCCGCTCTCCCCGTTACGGTCTGTACGCGATCGAGGGCACGGTGCGGATCGGCGTCGGTGGGCAGCCCCTCGTCGGCGACATCATCCTGGGCACGAGCTCCGAGATCCAGCGGATCGACGTGGGCATCGAGCCTCCCGAGCCCGCCCTCACGGCCGACGTCGTCGACCCCTCGACCCTCCCCCACGGCACGCCTGTCCGCGTGACGTTCGCGACTCCGACGAACCACACGTTCGCGCTCACGGGTCCGATCACAGCGGGCAACGACCGGTTCCTCCTCGTCGGCAGCTGGATCGTCGCCGACGACCGCACGATCGCCCCGCGGGTCATCAGCATCGAGCGCCTCGACGACGTCGACCTGCACGAGGTGAACGTCCCGCCGCTGCGGTCGGTGCTGGCTGACGCCGACGTGTAGTCGCTCGCGACGCAGAACGGATGCCACGGCCTTGAGGTCGTGGCATCCGTCGTTGCTGCGCGCGTGCCGGTAGGGCGTCGGTGGGCCGCGCGGGTGCCGGTGGGGCGCGGGTGGGCCGCGCCCGGACGCCCGTCGGCCGAGGACGTACTCGTTTGCCGAGGACGCACCCGTTCGGTCCCAATCTCATGCGGTCTCGGCGAATGAGTGCTTCCTCGCCGCCCGCTCGGGCCGCGTGCAACCCGATGCAACCTCCCCCGGCGTACCGTCGGCGCATCGCCGCCCGAAGCCGACGCGGCGACTCATGACCGTCGAAGGAGACACGCATGACCATCGTCGAAGAAGGCGTCTCGAGCGTCTACGCCGCCCCCGGCACCCGAGGATCCGTCGCCGAGTACCGTTCGCGGTACGGCCACTACATCGGTGGCGAGTGGGTCGAACCCCACAGTGGCGAGTACTTCGAGAACATCACTCCCGTCACCGGCAAGCCCTTCTGCGAGGTCGGCCGAGGTGACGCGCACGACATCGACAGAGCAGTGGATGCCGCGTGGAAGGCGTTCGCGAGCTGGAAGAAGACCACGCCCGCCGAGCGCAGCGTCATCCTGAACAGAATCGCCGACCGCATCGAGGAGAACCTCGAGAAGATCGCCGTCGCCGAGACGTGGGAGAACGGCAAGCCCGTGCGTGAGACGCTCGCGGCCGACATCCCCCTCACCGTCGACCACTTCCGTTACTTCGCCGGGGTGCTGCGGGCGCAGGAGGGTTCGCTCAGCCAGCTCGATGAGAACACCGTGGCGTACCACTTCAACGAGCCGCTCGGGGTGGTGGGACAGATCATCCCGTGGAACTTCCCCATTCTCATGGCGGCATGGAAGCTCGCCCCGGCCCTCGCCGCGGGAAACTGTGTCGTGATCAAGCCGGCCGAGCAGACCCCGGCATCGCTGCTGTTCCTGTTCGACATCATCGGCGACCTGCTGCCGGCCGGCGTCGTGAACATCGTGAACGGCTTCGGCATCGAGGCGGGGGCGCCCCTCGCGCAGCACAAGCGCATCCGCAAGATCGCCTTCACCGGTGAGACCACAACCGGGCGCCTGATCATGCAGTACGCCTCGCAGAACCTCATCCCCGTGACCCTCGAGCTCGGCGGCAAGAGCCCGAACGTCTTCTTCGAGGACGTGGCCCTCCGCAGCGACGACGCGTACTACGACAAGGCTCTCGAGGGCTTCACGATGTTCGCGCTCAACCAGGGCGAGGTGTGCACGTGTCCCTCGCGCTCGCTGATCCAGCGGTCGATCTACGACCAGTTCCTCGGCGACGGGCTCGAGCGCGTGAAGAAGGTGCGTCAGGGCAACCCGCTCGACCCCGAGACGATGATCGGCGCACAGGCCTCGAACGACCAGCTCGAGAAGATCCTGTCGTACATCGACATCGGCAAGCAGGGCGGCGCGAAGCTGCTCACGGGAGGCGAGCGGGTCGACCTCGGCGGAGATCTCTCGGGCGGGTACTACGTCGCGCCGACGGTGTTCGAGGGCACGAACGACATGCGCATCTTCCAGGAGGAGATCTTCGGTCCCGTGCTGTCGGTGACGTCGTTCGACGACTTCGACGATGCCATCTCGATCGCCAATGACACGCTCTATGGCCTCGGTGCGGGCGTCTGGAGCCGCAGCGGCGACACCGCGTACCGCGCGGGCCGGGCGATCGAGGCGGGTCGCGTCTGGACGAACACGTACCACCAGTACCCCGCGCACGCGGCGTTCGGTGGCTACAAGCAGTCCGGGATCGGCCGCGAGAACCACCTCAAGATGCTCGACCACTACCAGCAGACGAAGAACCTCCTGGTGTCGTACGCCGAGGGGGCGATGGGCTTCTTCTGAGTCCCGACCTGGCCCCCGGGTGCTCCCGGGGGCCTTCCCCTGTGTCGAAGGAGAGAACGGATGCCAGAACTCTCACGCGTGGACGTGACGGATGCCGCGGCCGCGCTGCTGCGTGACCTGACGGCGAAGCACGGGCCGCTGATGTTCCACCAGTCCGGCGGCTGCTGCGACGGCAGTTCGCCGATGTGCTACCCCGTGGGGATGTTCCTCACCGGCCCGAGCGACGTGTTGTTGGGCACCATCGACATCGGGCTGGATGACCCGATCGAGGTCTACATGTCGGAGTCGCAGTTCGAGTATTGGAAGTTCACGCACTTGACGATCGACGTCGTGCCTGGTCGTGGTGCGGGCTTCTCGGTCGAGGGTCCGACGGGGATGCGGTTCCTCATCCGGTCGCGGATGCTGACCGAGGAGGAGGGCGTGGCGTTCGGGGTGCGCGCCTAGCGCTACAGCCACCCCCGCTCCACCGCCACCCGCACGGCATCCGCCCGATTCCGCCCGCCGGTCTTGCCGATCGCGCTCGACAGATGATTCTTCACCGTGCCCTCCGAGAGGTGGACCGTGCGCGCGATGTCGGCGATCGAGCCGCCGTCGCGCGCTGCCGCGAGCACGTCGGTCTCCCTCTCCGTCAAAGGGGAGTCACCCTGGGCGAGCGACTCGACCGCGAGCGCCGGATCCACGACTCGGAGACCCTGAGATACCCGCCGCACCGCATCCGCCAGCTCCGCCGCGGGGGTGTCCTTCACGACGAACCCCGAGGCACCGGCCTGCATGGCACGGGCCAGGTAGCCGGGGCGTCCGAAGGTCGTGACCATGAGGGCGCGGCATCCGGGAACCTCGGAGCGCAGCAGGGCCGCGGCGATGCCGTCGATGCCGGGCATCTCGATGTCGAGCAGGGCGACGTCGGCCTGGGAGGCGCGGGCGGCCTCGACCACTTCGTCGCCGCGGCCGACCTGGGCCACGACGTCGATGTCGTGCTCGAGACCGAGCAGGGCGGCCAGGGCGCCGCGCACGAGCGCCTGATCGTCGGCAATCAGTAAGCGGATCACCATGTCACCTTCACATTGAACCCCCCGAGGTCGCTCCGACCCATGAGCAACCGGGCACCGGAGGTCTCGACGCGCTCGCGAAGCCCGGTCAGACCCGAACCCGTGGATGCCGCCGCCGAAGGGCCGCAGCCGTCGTCCGCCACCTCCACCGAGCGCGCGCCGAGACGCACACGGCAGGACTGCGCGCCCGCGTGACGGATCACGTTGGTCACGGCCTCGCGCACCACCCAGCCGGCGAGCTCACGGCGATCGGCGGGCACTTGCTCGGTCGCTCCGGGGAGGTCGGCGGAGACGCCGGCGCTCTCCAGCGCCGCGCGAGCGGCCGCGAGCTCTCCGCTGATGCTCACCC includes these proteins:
- the murJ gene encoding murein biosynthesis integral membrane protein MurJ; this translates as MSSIGRASVLIGAGTVVSRLSGLLRQVVLVAIVGSVQSYAGDAFGLANSLPNNIYAVISTGVLTAVIVPQIVKAATHSDGGRAFISKLFTLGTVILLIATAVAMIAAPWIVSLYTPATAAPDQIALATAFAYWCLPQIFFYGLYALLGEILNARKVFGPYTWAPIVNNVVSLVGFGVFLLIFGGPNTAVSQWTPAMIGLLGGVATGGIVLQTVVLLVFWRRAGLQLRPDFQWRGVGLRHIGRLAGWTFLMVIVGQLAGIVQSRVLFEASGNGPAVLASQNAWLVFMLPYSLIVLSIGTPYFTQLSEHATAGRDDLVRDDIVRSIRVLGLFIVAATAALVAASVPASRIFTNDADEAVSAAPVLLCFLVCLLPLAVLFVIQRTFYAYNDTRTPFFFTLVQGVLVVLTALGAAWALGAGLLPITQLTAAVALGQSLSSIVQVIIATAILNRRLGGIGIRSWLVPLVRFALAGIPAGAAGWGVVLLCGGPEGWLSTDRLTGVLGSALVGGVVLAVYLGILALFRTPELVPALALGRRFLPKR
- a CDS encoding DUF6049 family protein, whose product is MTTTSQPPGSPVPRRPLTRRLLATLAATMLAVGLAAPAAALAAPTPTPSSTPAPATPVLSAAPAANGILRPGEALTATATRANPGSTSASSAGATLSIGAQPLADDAALTRWLDNDASGVTLQQIANGTLDATPAGSQSTVTFSVPATDAALAGRAAGVYPLLARTDDGLSAPSVVVVIADGAAPTPLALVVPITAAPLTRGLLSANELADLTAVDGPLSAQLDAVDGTRATLAVDPAIPAAIRVLGSSAPPTAVAWLQRLLALPNDRFALQFGDADLASQLRVGLTNPLTPTSLQSYMTASDFTQPPAVASPTPDPSASPGQPALPDLTSLLDIGATTSSVFWPATGSAGADTVATLGALGTPDAPAHVLLPSSSVAGAGGSVPATASVGGVSTPVYDAEVSLALTRAAGENDITRRGSDLAAALGYLSFARAASADRPVLVVLDRGTDRSRGSLRATMSALTGAPGFTSTTLASITDQSTSEISLVDPQVDGSRLDDVTNLIADEQIIDRFASILEEPELLTGRERAEVLQVLNVSWTGDAARTAVSDHRAATQTTLDAVGILSSDFRLVSSSAPLRPWVRNDLPWPISVVLAVRPDDARLRVQDRTPVEAQASANTRVEVPVEARLANGEVSVGLQLYSPTGEPVGAPQVVDVEVRAEWESIGLIVVIALVVVFLSIGVVRTLARRRRMAAGDADPAGTQPPDADEPADGRAPADPDAVDPDAVDLPSDEQPAPEESRP
- a CDS encoding methyltransferase — encoded protein: MLPEPDPTLCRLLADDLRAAEYGSAALRTAWGAQADDAIARGLLEPALRALGDRRDPLAVLGRLWGLGRPVSSDALAEALPSTGVAGAVALGLAVEAGDTVTPTVLVRPQAIADPDGDDEWWIASDLDEAALGGPLPEDHVLGVGGASQTLARLQLTWRAGTALDIGTGCGIQALRLRRLVPRVVATDISERALRFTRLNALVNGVDGIETRLGSLFEPVAGETFDRVASNPPFVITPRIAGVPAYEYRDGGLEGDALVASVISGVGDHLEPGGVAQSLGNWEYREGESGLDRVKGWVDSALDAWVIEREVLDPLAYAELWVRDGGTLPGTPAYARLIDAWLDDFAQRGVTAVGFGYVLLRRPLAGAPTLARYERIAGGGEDAFGPHLASCLEEHDRAALLDDDGVAAATLRVAPDVTEARHHRPGEESPSVIELRQGGGFARTIEVDPALAALVGACDGDLAVGPLVGAVAQLLDVDADELRADLLPRVRELIVTGFLHFVDG
- a CDS encoding CCA tRNA nucleotidyltransferase, encoding MLNMAEGLARLEELAAHPVVATLARVFADAGRDLAIVGGPVRDALLGRLTHDFDFTTDARPDEILALVKPVSSVQWDVGRAFGTIGARVKGEQVEITTYRADSYDGVTRKPSVEFGDTLEADLTRRDFTVNAMALRVPARTLVDPTGGVEDLIAGRLRTPIDPAVSFGDDPLRMLRGARFSSQLEFGIDPDTLDAMAALRETLQIVSPERIQSELVRLLQTDDPVRGIRVIVETRLIDEFLPEVPALRLEVDEHHHHKDVYEHSLTVLRQAIALEKQRNPDAAPDVPLRLAALLHDIGKPATRRLEPGGGVTFHHHDIKGARMARKRLQALRFDAATTTVVARLIELHLRFFGYAEGAWTDAAVRRYVRDAGDELERLHILTRADVTTRNKRKAQRLASAYDDIESRIASLREQEEIDAIRPELDGNRIQEVLGVKPGREVGEAYRFLLDLRLDEGVVGEEEAERRLREWWAARS
- a CDS encoding PadR family transcriptional regulator encodes the protein MDTTQLLKGVLDAAVLAVVQHDDGYGYDIVRRLREAGLGEVGDASVYGTLRRLYSAGALSSYVVPSDGGPHRKYYAINPQGRELLDAQRASWAQFSSAMTTLLDDKTTTTKLRTIGDAR